Proteins encoded together in one Solanum lycopersicum chromosome 7, SLM_r2.1 window:
- the LOC101265560 gene encoding serine/threonine-protein kinase STY13 isoform X1 → MLEAPKFAGLIDLNENHDHYGLTQNFYHKLGEGSNMSIDSYGSLQMSNGGGSVAMSMDNSSVGSNDSHTRILNHQGLKRVHNNYPDAASVNKGKTSHGLSDDALAKALMDPRFPTNGLENYDEWTIDLRKLNMGPAFAQGAFGKLYKGTYNGEDVAIKLLERPENDLERAHLMEQQFQQEVMMLARLKHPNIVRFIGACRKPMVWCIVTEYAKGGSVRQFLARRQNRSVPLKLAVKQALDVARGMEYVHGLNLIHRDLKSDNLLISADKSIKIADFGVARIEVQTEGMTPETGTYRWMAPEMIQHRPYTQKVDVYSFGIVLWELLTGMLPFQNMTAVQAAFAVVNKGVRPTIPNDCLPVLGEIMTRCWDGNPDNRPPFSQVVRMLEAAEIEILTTVRKARFRCCISQPMTTD, encoded by the exons ATGCTGGAGGCTCCAAAGTTTGCGGGACTTATAGACTTAAATGAGAACCATGATCATTATGGTCTCACACAAAATTTTTACCATAAGCTTGGTGAAGGGTCAAATATGTCAATCGACAGTTATGGGAGCTTGCAGATGAGCAATGGTGGAGGTTCAGTTGCAATGTCGATGGATAATAGTAGTGTTGGATCAAATGATTCACATACTCGTATTTTAAATCATCAGGGTCTCAAGCGTGTCCACAATAACTATCCCGATGCAGCTAGTGTAAATAAGGGCAAAACTTCTCATGGGTTGAGCGATGATGCCCTAGCTAAAGCGTTGATGGATCCCCGATTTCCTACCAATGGGCTTGAGAATTATGATGAGTGGACAATTGATTTGAGGAAGCTCAACATGGGGCCAGCTTTTGCTCAAGGGGCTTTTGGTAAACTGTACAAGGGAACTTACAATGGTGAGGATGTTGCTATCAAGCTTCTAGAGAGGCCAGAGAATGATCTTGAGAGGGCTCACTTGATGGAGCAACAGTTTCAGCAGGAAGTTATGATGTTGGCAAGGTTGAAACATCCAAATATTGTTCGGTTTATTGGTGCATGCCGTAAACCCATGGTGTGGTGTATTGTCACTGAATATGCTAAAGGAGGGTCAGTTCGTCAGTTTCTAGCTAGGCGACAAAATCGATCTGTGCCCTTGAAGTTAGCCGTGAAGCAGGCCTTGGATGTGGCAAGGGGTATGGAATATGTGCATGGCCTGAATCTGATACATCGTGACCTGAAATCTGACAATTTATTAATTTCTGCTGATAAATCAATCAAGATTGCGGACTTTGGGGTTGCTCGTATTGAGGTGCAGACAGAAGGAATGACACCAGAGACTGGAACATACCGCTGGATGGCCCC GGAGATGATCCAGCACCGACCCTACACACAGAAAGTTGATGTTTATAGTTTTGGCATTGTTCTGTGGGAGCTTCTAACGGGGATGCTTCCCTTCCAGAACATGACTGCTGTGCAGGCAGCTTTTGCAGTCGTCAACAAAGGTGTCCGTCCAACCATCCCCAATGATTGTTTACCTGTACTAGGTGAAATCATGACTCGCTGCTGGGATGGGAACCCTGACAATAGACCACCCTTCTCCCAGGTGGTCAGAATGCTCGAGGCTGCAGAAATAGAAATCCTGACAACAGTCAGAAAGGCCCGCTTCAGGTGCTGCATCAGTCAACCCATGACTACAGATTGA
- the LOC101265560 gene encoding serine/threonine-protein kinase STY13 isoform X2, whose protein sequence is MLEAPKFAGLIDLNENHDHYGLTQNFYHKLGEGSNMSIDSYGSLQMSNGGGSVAMSMDNSSVGSNDSHTRILNHQGLKRVHNNYPDAASVNKGKTSHGLSDDALAKALMDPRFPTNGLENYDEWTIDLRKLNMGPAFAQGAFGKLYKGTYNGEDVAIKLLERPENDLERAHLMEQQFQQEVMMLARLKHPNIVRFIGACRKPMVWCIVTEYAKGGSVRQFLARRQNRSVPLKLAVKQALDVARGMEYVHGLNLIHRDLKSDNLLISADKSIKIADFGVARIEVQTEGMTPETGTYRWMAPTLLIIRSAEGLLETTYLPSQGRGKVHVHSTLLDPPPPPQKKKKKKTPVRTHWVHCCFTYLWLQCNCLQIIKENREMAAIRYVYFPA, encoded by the exons ATGCTGGAGGCTCCAAAGTTTGCGGGACTTATAGACTTAAATGAGAACCATGATCATTATGGTCTCACACAAAATTTTTACCATAAGCTTGGTGAAGGGTCAAATATGTCAATCGACAGTTATGGGAGCTTGCAGATGAGCAATGGTGGAGGTTCAGTTGCAATGTCGATGGATAATAGTAGTGTTGGATCAAATGATTCACATACTCGTATTTTAAATCATCAGGGTCTCAAGCGTGTCCACAATAACTATCCCGATGCAGCTAGTGTAAATAAGGGCAAAACTTCTCATGGGTTGAGCGATGATGCCCTAGCTAAAGCGTTGATGGATCCCCGATTTCCTACCAATGGGCTTGAGAATTATGATGAGTGGACAATTGATTTGAGGAAGCTCAACATGGGGCCAGCTTTTGCTCAAGGGGCTTTTGGTAAACTGTACAAGGGAACTTACAATGGTGAGGATGTTGCTATCAAGCTTCTAGAGAGGCCAGAGAATGATCTTGAGAGGGCTCACTTGATGGAGCAACAGTTTCAGCAGGAAGTTATGATGTTGGCAAGGTTGAAACATCCAAATATTGTTCGGTTTATTGGTGCATGCCGTAAACCCATGGTGTGGTGTATTGTCACTGAATATGCTAAAGGAGGGTCAGTTCGTCAGTTTCTAGCTAGGCGACAAAATCGATCTGTGCCCTTGAAGTTAGCCGTGAAGCAGGCCTTGGATGTGGCAAGGGGTATGGAATATGTGCATGGCCTGAATCTGATACATCGTGACCTGAAATCTGACAATTTATTAATTTCTGCTGATAAATCAATCAAGATTGCGGACTTTGGGGTTGCTCGTATTGAGGTGCAGACAGAAGGAATGACACCAGAGACTGGAACATACCGCTGGATGGCCCC TACGCTTCTTATCATTCGTTCTGCTGAGGGTCTATTGGAAACCACGTATCTACCTTctcaaggtaggggtaaggtccaCGTACACTCAACCCTCttagacccccccccccccccccaaaaaaaaaaaaaaaaaaaaacacctgtGAGAACACACTGGGTTCATTGTTGTTTTACATACTTGTGGTTGCAATGCAATTGTCTTCAAATTAtcaaagaaaatagagaaatgGCAGCAATAAGATATGTTTATTTTCCAGCATGA
- the LOC101265254 gene encoding organic cation/carnitine transporter 7-like: protein MATKQVEDDSVYTMEEALTSVGIGKFQYMVLCYAGLGSVSEAVETMILSFIGPALRSQWALSPTQESLMSTVVFVGMLIGALFWGFITDSYGRRKGLLSIALVTAVCAILSIFSPNYDWLLAVRMMVGFGAGGGLVYGSWFLEFVPSEYRGMWMMMYAGFWTMGTILEALLALMIMPRLGWRWLLALSSIPSFAGLLLFVFTVESPRYLCAIGRTRDAYDILKKIAVVNKTQLPPGKLVSSQVTEEHEELLSPGKSRISILKSGFSSLLMLLSPALLRNTLLIWVVYIGNAFSYYGIILLTSLFSSGQCQHSSIALNLNDDQSLYTNVLINSLAEIPGTILAAIMVDTIGRKFSVALMCGLSFLFLLPLLAPQLPALTTGLLFGARTFISGSFVIVGVYCREVYPTSVRSTGIGVANSVGRIGPMISPIVVVHLLRGCHQTAAIACFEAVLALSAVSVMLLSVETKGRELIDTQDV from the exons ATGGCAACAAAGCAAGTTGAAGATGATTCTGTGTACACAATGGAAGAAGCTCTGACATCAGTTGGAATTGGTAAATTTCAGTATATGGTATTGTGTTATGCAGGTCTTGGTTCTGTTTCAGAAGCAGTAGAGACTATGATTCTCTCTTTTATTGGACCTGCTTTAAGGTCCCAATGGGCTCTTTCTCCTACTCAAGAAAGTCTTATGAGTACTGTCGTTTTCGTTGGCATGTTAATCGGAGCTTTATTTTGGGGGTTTATCACTGATTCTTACGGAAGAAG AAAGGGGCTTTTGAGTATAGCGTTAGTGACGGCTGTATGTGCAATACTGAGTATCTTTTCTCCGAATTATGATTGGTTGCTTGCTGTGCGTATGATGGTTGGATTTGGAGCTGGGGGTGGACTTGTGTATGGATCTTGGTTTCTTGAATTTGTTCCTTCAGAATATAGGGGAATGTGGATGATGATGTATGCAGGTTTTTGGACAATGGGAACAATACTTGAGGCTCTATTAGCACTG ATGATTATGCCAAGATTGGGTTGGAGATGGTTACTGGCTTTATCGTCCATACCATCATTTGCAGGACTTCTGTTATTTGTATTTACAGTAGAATCTCCTAGATATCTATGTGCCATAGGTAGGACGAGAGACGCCTATGATATTCTGAAGAAAATAGCTGTTGTCAATAAGACACAACTTCCCCCTGGAAAGCTCGTATCTTCTCAAGTGACTGAGGAGCATGAGGAATTGCTTTCTCCTGGGAAAAGCAGAATCTCGATTCTTAAATCAGGCTTCTCATCACTACTAATGCTTTTGTCCCCCGCGTTACTTAGAAATACCCTCCTCATATGGGTGGTTTATATTGGAAATGCCTTCTCATACTATGGCATTATATTGCTGACCTCACTGTTTAGCAGTGGACAATGTCAACATTCGTCAATTGCTTTGAACCTGAATGATGATCAGAGCCTTTACACTAATGTGCTCATAAACAGTCTTGCCG AGATCCCTGGAACTATTTTAGCAGCTATAATGGTGGATACAATTGGTCGAAAATTCAGTGTGGCACTTATGTGCGGTTTAAGCTTCCTGTTCCTTTTACCGCTTCTTGCACCTCAACTCCCTGCTTTGACTACTGGCTTATTATTTGGTGCTCGTACTTTCATTTCTGGAAGCTTCGTCATTGTGGGTGTCTATTGTCGAGAG GTATACCCAACGTCTGTAAGGTCAACTGGTATTGGAGTTGCAAATTCTGTGGGAAGAATAGGGCCTATGATTTCTCCTATAGTGGTGGTGCATCTGCTAAGAGGGTGTCATCAGACAGCTGCAATCGCATGTTTCGAAGCAGTTCTAGCTTTATCAGCAGTCAGTGTTATGCTCTTATCAGTAGAGACAAAGGGTAGGGAACTAATTGATACTCAGGATGTCTAA
- the LOC101264949 gene encoding protein REPRESSOR OF SILENCING 3-like, which produces MAAPAEMVTGEGGNESTKKSVRIYVGGLGESVTAEDLKKTFSTPQLGKVESMDIVRTKGRSFAYLDLLPSSDKSLPKLFSTYNGCMWKGGRLRIEKAKEHFFLHMKREWEEDATLATTSTHLPVSEAERMDSLKSQKKDSKLDEAQIRIYFPKLGKIKPVSLRGTGKHKYSFQRVEVPSLPIHFCDCEEHSGTTHMDKQKSLCNYDSKDGGMDEKELNIMNSVLNRIFERENYSEETPRDFKLSKKVQSSNGTVDHLQNDKNLVNQEMVNDDNLILNVVAGANDRMIMVKDPIQEAMTAIQANEDFVDQEMDDDDDNLIINVVAGAKDRNTMFKDPTLEAIVAIQNSLSKESRLATDKQKQGKTMPSNRKRKAPSEVKDGEAHTLLSKAEAKQSLEVTRDSQLLNRSAKLPKKSPWKDLVSASSGASFSVLDILPSAIPGTEMQSGSNGVSEFSSDEKDEVANHEKVSDHLEEPDKVESEDEVSDQHEELDKVESEDEVSNDEEVLDQHEQLDKVESEDEVSNDEKVFDQHEELDKAESEDELSNDEKASDQHEELDKVEYEEKVSDQHEELDKIATDNSPVDIYVRGAAWRQKSSWTELVRDATRSSFSISQILPGLSLPKPELPVIGETVKAQKSNSMDKSDSQDVSVEEQNNVHFSKELPVLDNYQQKETKKNEASAPTPEKEHVSASKQALVGDTNYSETCSFMKSAASMKEWTKTKAALSGSFKKKTNEKK; this is translated from the exons ATGGCGGCACCGGCAGAGATGGTAACGGGCGAAGGAGGCAATGAATCAACGAAGAAAAGTGTAAGGATATATGTTGGTGGTTTAGGCGAAAGTGTGACGGCTgaggatttgaagaagacaTTCTCAACACCACAACTCGGAAAAGTGGAATCTATGGACATCGTTCGAACCAAAGGCCGCAGCTTTGCTTACTTGGATTTACTTCCTTCTTCCGACAAATCCCTACCCAAACTTTTCAGCACG TATAATGGATGCATGTGGAAAGGTGGGAGGCTTAGAATAGAGAAGGCAAAGGAACACTTTTTTCTTCATATGAAACGTGAGTGGGAAGAAGATGCTACACTTGCCACTACTTCGACCCATCTTCCTGTTAGTGAAGCTGAAAGGATGGACTCCCTGAAAAGTCAGAAGAAAGATTCCAAATTGGATGAAGCGCAAATTCGGATTTACTTCCCAAAATTAGGAAAG ATTAAACCAGTGTCTCTTAGAGGAACTGGCAAGCATAAATACAGTTTTCAGCGAGTGGAAGTTCCTTCCTTACCTATCCATTTTTGTGATTGTGAAGAGCACTCTGGTACTACTCATATGGACAAGCAAAAATCACTTTGTAATTATGACTCAAAGGATGGTGGAATGGATGAGAAAGAGCTGAACATCATGAATTCAGTGTTgaacagaatttttgagagggagaACTATTCTGAGGAAACCCCTAGGGATTTTAAATTATCTAAGAAAGTTCAAAGCTCAAATGGTACAGTTGATCATTTGCAGAATGACAAGAATCTAGTCAACCAAGAAATGGTAAATGATGATAACCTCATTCTCAATGTGGTGGCTGGTGCAAACGATAGAATGATTATGGTAAAAGATCCAATCCAGGAAGCAATGACAGCTATTCAGgctaatgaagattttgttgacCAAGAAATGGATGACGATGATGACAACCTTATTATCAATGTAGTGGCCGGTGCAAAGGATAGAAACACTATGTTCAAAGATCCAACCCTGGAAGCAATTGTAGCTATTCAG AATTCGCTATCCAAGGAATCACGACTTGCTACGGATAAACAAAAGCAAGGAAAGACGATGCCCTCAAACAGAAAGCGTAAAGCACCTTCAGAGGTAAAAGATGGTGAGGCACATACGTTGTTGTCTAAAGCTGAAGCAAAGCAGAGTTTGGAAGTCACACGAGATAGCCAACTATTAAATAGAAGTGCCAAATTGCCAAAGAAGTCTCCATGGAAAGATCTTGTTAGTGCTAGTAGTGGTGCTTCATTCAGTGTATTGGATATTTTGCCGAGTGCTATTCCTGGTACAGAGATGCAGTCTGGTTCTAATGGTGTTAGTGAGTTCTCCTCCGACGAAAAAGATGAAGTAGCAAACCATGAGAAAGTATCCGATCACCTTGAAGAGCCGGATAAAGTTGAATCTGAAGATGAAGTATCAGATCAGCATGAAGAGCTGGATAAAGTTGAATCTGAAGATGAAGTATCAAACGACGAGGAAGTATTAGATCAGCATGAACAGCTGGATAAAGTTGAATCTGAAGATGAAGTATCAAACGATGAGAAGGTATTTGATCAGCATGAAGAGCTGGATAAAGCTGAATCTGAAGATGAATTATCAAATGACGAGAAAGCATCAGACCAGCATGAAGAGCTGGATAAAGTTGAATATGAAGAGAAAGTATCAGATCAGCACGAGGAGCTGGATAAAATTGCCACTGACAATAGCCCTGTAGATATTTATGTCAGAGGTGCTGCATGGCGACAAAAATCTTCATGGACAGAATTGGTTCGTGATGCCACTAGAAGTTCTTTCAGCATTTCACAAATTTTGCCTggtctaagtcttccaaaaccAGAGTTGCCAGTGATAGGAGAGACCGTAAAAGCACAAAAATCTAACAGCATGGATAAAAGTGATTCGCAAGATGTTTCTGTTGAGGAGCAGAATAATGTTCATTTCAGTAAAGAGCTTCCAGTGTTGGACAACTATCAGcagaaagaaacaaagaagaatGAAGCCAGTGCTCCAACCCCCGAAAAGGAACATGTATCTGCATCAAAACAAGCACTTGTAGGAGATACTAACTACAGCGAAACTTGTTCTTTCATGAAGAGTGCTGCTTCAATGAAGGAGTGGACGAAAACAAAAGCAGCACTAAGTGGGTCATTCAAGAAGAAGACTAATGAGAAGAAGTAG